The Bombus fervidus isolate BK054 chromosome 8, iyBomFerv1, whole genome shotgun sequence genome window below encodes:
- the Gr10 gene encoding gustatory receptor 10 isoform X1, giving the protein MSTNVYNDSRISSPEFNSSYNGTMVSSNESFRMDITEDILWYFYDKFHSETNYVLIILYVPVIALAITANILVIAVVFKYHYMRSVTNYFVVNLSVADLLVTTICMPVAVSQAVSIVWTHGEIMCKLSSYLQGVAVAASVFTISAMSIDRYLAIRSPMAFRRVFNRRSTVLVIVALWLVALIIFAPVLRAMTLHSPSMELSNISFHGSWTMTKNISQNTSRVSHLPPVFYICSEDFKPLGIQAPLFGAVCFVLVYAIPGFVVILSYSMMGRTLCARKPPFDCDSVEGSASSQQSFRLVRERRRIAWILLLLAVFFALCWLPYNVLMLLIDLGAVGGKTTRDALSYCLFLGHANSALNPVVYCVMTRNFRRSISEILCCGPYGFTRRKPRHRSAQGTAVIDDMCAGCSASSTIRHGLFRKRRMLPGCRCGLPINGHHAVFALRRTATTSNGYDSYHSRHSPHRRCYMLRSLRGRPQTGMEQVQVNKTQEICYKKNEASQPHMNILITTDEQH; this is encoded by the exons ATGTCGACGAATGTATACAACGACTCAAGGATATCTTCACCAGAGTTTAATAGCTCGTACAATGGGACGATGGTGTCTTCAAACGAAAGCTTCAGAATGGACATCACCGAGGATATACTTTGGTACTTTTACGACAAGTTTCACAGCGAAACTAATTATGTGTTGATCATCCTCTATGTTCCTGTGATAGCACTCGCAATAACGGCCAACATTCTCGTGATTGCGGTCGTTTTTAAATACCACTACATGCGTAG cgTGACTAATTATTTCGTGGTCAACTTGTCAGTGGCGGACCTTTTGGTGACTACGATTTGCATGCCTGTGGCTGTCAGTCAAGCAGTCTCTATAGTATGGACCCACGGTGAAATAATGTGCAAACTTTCCTCTTACCTTCAGG GTGTTGCAGTCGCTGCTTCGGTTTTTACCATCAGCGCGATGAGCATCGACAGATACTTGGCGATAAGGAGTCCTATGGCATTTCGACGAGTGTTCAATCGAAGAAGCACTGTTCTCGTAATCGTGGCTCTTTGGTTGGTCGCTCTAATCATCTTTGCTCCTGTTCTCAGAGCG ATGACCCTCCACAGTCCGAGTATGGAACTTAGCAACATATCTTTCCACGGATCCTGGACAATGACGAAGAATATTTCACAGAATACTTCTCGTGTCTCTCATCTACCACCTGTTTTCTACATTTGTTCGGAAGATTTTAAGCCTCTGGGCATTCAGGCGCCTCTTTTCGGTGCTGTGTGCTTTGTGCTGGTTTACGCGATTCCGG GTTTCGTCGTAATACTATCTTACTCCATGATGGGTCGAACACTGTGCGCCCGAAAACCACCTTTCGACTGTGACAGCGTCGAAGGAAGCGCCAGCTCGCAACAG AGTTTCAGGCTGGTACGTGAGAGAAGGCGAATTGCTTGGATATTGCTTCTTTTGGCGGTGTTCTTTGCTCTGTGTtggttaccatataacgtcttaaTGCTACTGATAGATCTTGGCGCAGTTG GGGGAAAGACAACGAGAGATGCTCTTTCCTATTGCCTGTTTCTGGGACACGCGAATAGCGCATTGAATCCTGTCGTATACTGTGTTATGACCCGTAATTTTCGGCGGAGTATATCGGAGATCCTTTGCTGTGGACCCTATGGGTTCACTCGTCGGAAACCCCGTCACAGG AGTGCCCAAGGAACCGCCGTGATCGATGACATGTGTGCAGGGTGTAGTGCTAGTAGCACGATAAGACACGGATTGTTTCGCAAGCGGAGGATGTTACCTGGATGCAGATGTGGGCTACCGATTAACGGCCATCACGCAGTTTTTGCCCTCCGACGAACGGCTACAACTAGCAACGGATACGATAGCTATCATAGTAGACACAGTCCTCATCGACGTTGTTACATGTTACGGAGTCTTCGGGGAAGGCCGCAAACGGGGATGGAACAAGTCCAGGTAAACAAAACTCAAGAGATCTGCTACAAGAAGAACGAAGCCAGTCAACCTCATATGAATATATTGATCACCACGGACGAACAACATTGA
- the Gr10 gene encoding gustatory receptor 10 isoform X2 — MSTNVYNDSRISSPEFNSSYNGTMVSSNESFRMDITEDILWYFYDKFHSETNYVLIILYVPVIALAITANILVIAVVFKYHYMRSVTNYFVVNLSVADLLVTTICMPVAVSQAVSIVWTHGEIMCKLSSYLQGVAVAASVFTISAMSIDRYLAIRSPMAFRRVFNRRSTVLVIVALWLVALIIFAPVLRAMTLHSPSMELSNISFHGSWTMTKNISQNTSRVSHLPPVFYICSEDFKPLGIQAPLFGAVCFVLVYAIPGFVVILSYSMMGRTLCARKPPFDCDSVEGSASSQQSFRLVRERRRIAWILLLLAVFFALCWLPYNVLMLLIDLGAVGGKTTRDALSYCLFLGHANSALNPVVYCVMTRNFRRSISEILCCGPYGFTRRKPRHRWF; from the exons ATGTCGACGAATGTATACAACGACTCAAGGATATCTTCACCAGAGTTTAATAGCTCGTACAATGGGACGATGGTGTCTTCAAACGAAAGCTTCAGAATGGACATCACCGAGGATATACTTTGGTACTTTTACGACAAGTTTCACAGCGAAACTAATTATGTGTTGATCATCCTCTATGTTCCTGTGATAGCACTCGCAATAACGGCCAACATTCTCGTGATTGCGGTCGTTTTTAAATACCACTACATGCGTAG cgTGACTAATTATTTCGTGGTCAACTTGTCAGTGGCGGACCTTTTGGTGACTACGATTTGCATGCCTGTGGCTGTCAGTCAAGCAGTCTCTATAGTATGGACCCACGGTGAAATAATGTGCAAACTTTCCTCTTACCTTCAGG GTGTTGCAGTCGCTGCTTCGGTTTTTACCATCAGCGCGATGAGCATCGACAGATACTTGGCGATAAGGAGTCCTATGGCATTTCGACGAGTGTTCAATCGAAGAAGCACTGTTCTCGTAATCGTGGCTCTTTGGTTGGTCGCTCTAATCATCTTTGCTCCTGTTCTCAGAGCG ATGACCCTCCACAGTCCGAGTATGGAACTTAGCAACATATCTTTCCACGGATCCTGGACAATGACGAAGAATATTTCACAGAATACTTCTCGTGTCTCTCATCTACCACCTGTTTTCTACATTTGTTCGGAAGATTTTAAGCCTCTGGGCATTCAGGCGCCTCTTTTCGGTGCTGTGTGCTTTGTGCTGGTTTACGCGATTCCGG GTTTCGTCGTAATACTATCTTACTCCATGATGGGTCGAACACTGTGCGCCCGAAAACCACCTTTCGACTGTGACAGCGTCGAAGGAAGCGCCAGCTCGCAACAG AGTTTCAGGCTGGTACGTGAGAGAAGGCGAATTGCTTGGATATTGCTTCTTTTGGCGGTGTTCTTTGCTCTGTGTtggttaccatataacgtcttaaTGCTACTGATAGATCTTGGCGCAGTTG GGGGAAAGACAACGAGAGATGCTCTTTCCTATTGCCTGTTTCTGGGACACGCGAATAGCGCATTGAATCCTGTCGTATACTGTGTTATGACCCGTAATTTTCGGCGGAGTATATCGGAGATCCTTTGCTGTGGACCCTATGGGTTCACTCGTCGGAAACCCCGTCACAGG TGGTTCTGA
- the LOC139989841 gene encoding uncharacterized protein, whose amino-acid sequence MLNSVYAIQLLPWITAMFFNLLSKIYSLKVHKLSVHWKIRESMLVTDCAWKLILIITMCHMTANQANRFGQLIFSPYSSVSMKRVFLQESVEAAAYFQLRKVRIVAIAGIISVDLPLLLSIFSAVTTYLVILT is encoded by the exons ATGTTAAATTCTGTATATGCGATTCAATTATTGCCTTGGATCACGGCTatgtttttcaatttgttaTCAAAGATTTATTCGTTGAAAGTGCACAAATTATCGGTTCACTGGAAGATCAGGGAATCAATGTTAGTGACTGATTGCGCGTGGAAGCTTATATTGATTATCACCATGTGTCATATGACAGCGAATCAG GCGAATCGTTTCGGTCAGCTTATTTTCTCTCCGTACTCTTCCGTTTCTATGAAACGCGTGTTTCTGCAG GAAAGCGTCGAGGCAGCGGCGTATTTCCAATTGCGGAAAGTCCGTATTGTAGCTATTGCTGGCATTATAAGTGTCGAtcttcctcttttactttCG ATATTCTCAGCAGTGACGACCTATTTAGTCATCCTTACTTGA
- the LOC139989830 gene encoding X-ray repair cross-complementing protein 6, with the protein MESCSDDDIENDLEDLYGVRDGTLFVIDATPSMFKNDPDNPYFLQCIKQYKEVLKRKLVWDRQDWVGLVLFGTEKWDEDPETKHILTLQKLGLPSKESLKEIIKIDEGNKWKYYRNIASSTAYPLYDVLWHAAQTFSAIRITMPMRRVIIFTSRDNPPCDDNEKHRIRVQASSYSDIDLRLLVVGLGENWNHDLFYKDLEMQFGKIDADDYNRISLKDIVEQVKLPSRNMAKLPWRLGENVIIDVSLRSLSVKTSYLKKENISKESNIPLSPHTYYVVDENDDIEEVRDEESQQASLPILDIDIQKYQTFGDEKINFTPAEVRCLCTTQEIGIDLIYIKHISYHPLYHVETPYFVIPGKSYRKDNKLLFGALLNKCEAKGLMIICAVTIRKYFGTSLYTMIPNVKSGGFYLYKIPFKENVQNISEYFPEYIYDDTENKPPIVPNGVELLEQIIKKLSIEYNPKLFSNPEVQDQHQIIETLALDLEKPEPLPDDTLPKTDEMYKLVNGLLDEYDKVFMKEIDYHLSDDPPEKKHKKSNKVMNPSDFSENKIQEYLRTGQITTFTVPQLKHMLETLGLKLSGKKDELINRIEKHFK; encoded by the exons ATGGAATCGTGCAGTGATGATGACATAGAAAATGATCTTGAAGACCTCTATGGTGTTAGAGATGGTACACTTTTTGTGATTGATGCGACACCTTCAATGTTTAAAAATGATCCAGATAAtccatattttttacaatGCATTAAG CAATACAAAGAGGTTCTCAAGCGAAAATTGGTATGGGACAGACAAGATTGGGTAGGTTTAGTTTTGTTTGGAACTGAAAAATGGGACGAGGATCCTGAAACCAAACATATATTGACTCTTCAGAAATTAGGTCTACCTTCAAAAGAGAGcttgaaagaaataataaaaatag ATGAAGGAAACAAGTGGAAGTACTATAGGAATATTGCTTCCTCTACGGCTTATCCACTATATGATGTACTTTGGCATGCAGCACAAACATTCTCTGCTATCCGCATAACTATGCCGATGAGAagagtaattatttttacgtcTCGCGATAATCCTCCATGCGATGATAATGAAAAACatagaataagagtacaagcATCGAGTTATAGCGACATAGATCTTCGGTTATTAGTTGTTGGTTTGGGTGAAAATTGGAATCATGATTTATTCTATAAAGATTTGGAAATGCAATTTGGAAAAATCGATGCAGATGATTACAACAGAATATCTTTGAAAGATATAGTGGAACAAGTAAAATTGCCATCTAGAAATATGGCAAAGCTACCTTGGAGACTTGGAGAAAATGTGATTATAGATGTATCCCTTCGCAGTCTTTCTGT CAAAACAtcatatttgaaaaaagaaaacataagTAAAGAAAGCAATATTCCTTTGAGTCCACATACATATTATGTAGTGGATGAAAATGATGATATA GAAGAAGTAAGGGATGAAGAAAGTCAACAAGCATCGTTACCTATTTTAGATATagatattcaaaaatatcaaacattTGGTgatgagaaaataaattttacaccaGCAGAAGTAAGATGCTTATGTACAACACAAGAAATAGGCattgatttaatttatataaaacacaTTTCTTATCATCCTCTATATCATGTTGAAACACCATACTTTGTCATACCAGGCAAAAGTTATCGTAAAG ATAACAAATTACTATTTGGTGCGTTACTCAATAAATGTGAAGCTAAAGGTTTGATGATAATATGTGCTGTTACaatcagaaaatattttggtACAAGCCTATATACTATGATACCAAATGTAAAAAGTGGGggattttatttgtataaaataccaTTTAAAG aAAATGTGCAAAACATTAGCGAATATTTCccagaatatatatatgatgaTACTGAAAATAAACCTCCAATTGTTCCAAATGGAGTTGAATTACTagaacaaattattaaaaaattaagtatCGAATATAACCCAAAATTGTTTTCAAATCCTGAAGTACAAGATCAACATCAAATTATAGAAACCCTAGCTTTGGATTTGGAAAAACCTGAGCCTCTACCTGACGATACAC TTCCAAAAACTGACGAGATGTATAAACTGGTAAATGGTTTACTAGACGAATATGATAAAGTATTTATGAAAGAAATAGATTATCATCTAAGTGATGATCCACCAgagaaaaaacataaaaaaagtaACAAAGTAATGAATCCAAGTGATTTTTCAGAGAATAAAATTCAAGAATATTTGAGAACAGGACAG ATAACAACTTTTACTGTGCCACAATTAAAGCATATGTTAGAGACATTGGGATTAAAATTATCTGGTAAAAAAGATGAATTGATAAATAGGAttgaaaaacattttaaatga
- the Mulk gene encoding acylglycerol kinase-like protein Mulk produces the protein MAKILSFFRTIRNNWKKSLVACAAVTYGISYGKEVYDANQLMRQYCESVSQYGDFPLPTNIKPRHVTIILNPTAKKGKAKKLFQNYCEPLLHLAGIAVTVIQTDSQNDARKIIMDLDTPTDAIIVAGGDGTLSDVLTGLVRKYDLNLNLVKQCPIGILPLGQTNKIAKSLYHEYDDLSDIKQVIEATMAIIHEKSKMMDMIEVKPIDNNPEEPAKPIYAMGTVEWGIWKDANASANKYWYWGFLRKYVTYVFNGYEENLNKYCDAVLKYTLPCEGCSRCSQNNLISNLNTRWWHVFLPRYNASRDSTDFSKRINEKCDILHELPISTCELHVATSNIDKLQVESSPPSLKVKIGPKDINYFSFVSEGWKKEKSNKSLCNQVVEAKKIELTPQKTDKNHTLYIDNEEYELKAVEIKLLSQAVKVFSSQMNS, from the exons ATGGCCAAAATATTAAGCTTTTTCCGGACTATAcgaaataattggaaaaaatCTCTGGTGGCATGTGCAGCTGTAACATATGGAATTTCATATGGCAAGGAAGTATACGA TGCTAATCAATTAATGAGACAATATTGTGAAAGTGTATCACAATATGGTGATTTTCCACTTCCAACAAATATAAAACCACGCCATGTAACCATTATTTTAAATCCAACTGCTAAAAAAGG GAAagctaaaaaattatttcaaaattattgtgAGCCACTTTTGCATTTAGCTGGAATTGCTGTAACTGTAATACAGACAGACTCGCAAAATGATGctcgtaaaattataatggATTTAGATACACCTACTGATGCTATCATAGTTGCAGGAGGAGATGGTACTTTATCTGATGTTTTAACTGGATTAGTAAGAAAATATGATCTCAATCTTAATTTAGTCAAACAGTGTCCCATTGGTATTTTACCATTGggacaaacaaataaaattgcaaaatcttTGTATCATGAATATGATGATCTATCTGACATAAAACAAGTGATAGAGGCAACAATGGCAATTATACATGAGAAATCAAAAATGATGGATATGATTGAAGTTAAACCTATTGAT aataatcCCGAAGAACCTGCAAAACCAATTTATGCTATGGGAACAGTGGAATGGGGTATATGGAAAGATGCAAATGCTTCTGCTAACAAGTATTGGTACTGGGGATTTTTAAGAaa ATATGTGACTTATGTATTTAATGGTTATGAAgagaatttaaacaaatattgtgatgcagtattaaaatatacacttCCTTGTGAAGGTTGTTCTCGTTGTAGTCAAAACAatctaatttctaatttaaatacAAGGTGGTGGCATGTATTTCTACCAAGATATAATGCCTCCAGAG ATAGCACTGATTTTAGtaaaagaataaatgaaaaatgtgaCATTCTCCATGAACTACCTATATCAACTTGTGAATTGCATGTAGCAACTTCCAATATAGACAAGTTACAAGTTGAATCATCACCACCATCTTTAAAAGTGAAAATTg GTCCAAAGGATATCAACTACTTTTCTTTTGTGTCTGAAggttggaaaaaagaaaaaagtaataaatcattaTGTAATCAAGTAGTGGAAGCcaagaaaattgaattaactCCGCAAAAG ACCGATAAAAATCATACATTATACATTGATAATGAGGAGTATGAACTAAAGGCAGTTGAAATTAAGCTGCTTTCGCAGGCAGTAAAAGTATTTTCTTCTCAAATGAAcagttaa